From the genome of Prochlorococcus marinus XMU1419, one region includes:
- the queF gene encoding preQ(1) synthase — protein MSTAKLEGSTQKPLYGERIIEESKIICFDNPNKKRIYEISIQLPEFTCKCPFSGYPDFAKLNIIYQPNLKVYELKSLKLYINNFRDIKISHEEVVNRIMDDLVNEGSPHWIHLNASFNPRGNVSMQLDIFSGQKKN, from the coding sequence ATGAGTACAGCTAAATTAGAAGGTTCGACGCAAAAACCACTTTATGGTGAAAGAATTATTGAAGAATCAAAAATAATTTGTTTCGATAATCCAAATAAGAAAAGAATTTATGAAATTTCTATCCAGTTACCTGAATTTACATGTAAGTGCCCCTTTTCTGGTTATCCAGATTTTGCAAAGTTAAATATTATTTATCAACCTAATTTGAAAGTCTATGAGTTGAAGTCTTTAAAACTTTATATTAATAATTTTAGAGATATAAAAATATCACATGAGGAAGTTGTTAATAGAATTATGGATGATTTAGTGAATGAAGGCTCACCTCACTGGATACATTTAAATGCTTCATTTAACCCCAGAGGTAATGTTTCTATGCAATTAGATATTTTTAGTGGACAGAAAAAAAATTAA
- a CDS encoding FtsW/RodA/SpoVE family cell cycle protein yields MEISQEKIKYKRISKRKKTYNSNYKKNLTDSIFPLPWTIWPYEAKILIVLIGIWSILGICILGSSSWWVASREMGNWAYFLKKQIIWTIPGIGLFYSVLNTNIRSLLKFSRIIFYILFFLIFLTNITGITVNGSSRWLVVGFLRLQPSELIKPFLILEASNLFAHWNLIKNDKKLISIFSFGLLILLILKQPNLSTASLTGILFWVMGFCGGVKLSSLCSFASLGFVTGCISILNNEYQKLRVTSFINPWKDQQESGFQLVQSLLAIGSGGLFGQGFGLSMQKLQYLPFMYTDFIFAIFAEEFGLLGCTLFLGFLAVFSLISLRISLKCRNNYTKLVAIGCGVLLAGQSIMHIAVATGSMPTTGLPLPFISYGGNSLIASFFIAGMLLRCSLESTGFIGMINTRKSLN; encoded by the coding sequence TTGGAGATAAGTCAAGAAAAAATAAAATATAAAAGAATTTCTAAAAGAAAAAAAACCTACAATTCTAATTACAAAAAAAATTTAACAGACTCTATATTTCCCTTACCCTGGACGATATGGCCTTATGAGGCAAAAATCCTCATTGTCCTAATTGGAATTTGGTCAATATTAGGAATATGCATACTAGGATCATCGAGTTGGTGGGTAGCTAGTAGGGAAATGGGAAATTGGGCTTATTTCTTAAAAAAACAAATTATTTGGACAATTCCAGGCATTGGTCTATTTTATTCTGTTCTTAATACGAACATTAGAAGTCTTTTAAAGTTTTCAAGAATTATTTTTTATATTTTATTTTTTTTAATTTTTCTAACCAATATTACTGGAATTACAGTTAATGGCTCTTCAAGATGGCTAGTAGTAGGTTTTTTACGTTTGCAACCATCTGAATTAATAAAACCTTTTCTAATTCTTGAAGCTTCTAACCTTTTTGCTCATTGGAATCTGATAAAGAATGATAAAAAATTAATTTCAATATTCTCTTTTGGTTTATTAATTTTATTAATACTTAAACAACCTAATTTAAGTACTGCATCATTAACTGGAATTCTTTTTTGGGTAATGGGTTTTTGTGGAGGCGTAAAACTTAGCTCTCTTTGCTCATTTGCTTCATTAGGATTCGTAACTGGATGCATTAGTATCCTCAATAATGAATATCAAAAACTTAGAGTTACTTCATTTATTAATCCTTGGAAAGATCAACAGGAAAGCGGATTTCAATTGGTTCAGAGTTTATTAGCTATAGGTTCAGGTGGTCTATTTGGCCAAGGTTTTGGACTTTCTATGCAAAAATTACAATATTTACCGTTTATGTATACAGATTTTATTTTTGCCATTTTTGCAGAAGAATTTGGTTTGTTGGGTTGTACTTTATTCTTAGGATTTTTAGCAGTTTTCTCTTTAATAAGCCTAAGAATTAGTCTTAAGTGCAGGAACAACTATACAAAATTAGTTGCTATCGGATGTGGTGTATTGTTAGCAGGTCAATCGATAATGCATATTGCTGTGGCAACAGGATCCATGCCTACTACAGGCTTACCACTACCTTTCATTAGTTATGGTGGAAATTCTTTAATAGCATCTTTTTTTATTGCAGGAATGTTACTGAGATGTTCATTAGAATCAACAGGATTCATAGGTATGATTAATACACGAAAGTCCCTTAATTAG
- the atpE gene encoding ATP synthase F0 subunit C — protein sequence MDSITSAASVVAAGLAVGLGAIGPGLGQGNAAQGAVEGIARQPEAEGKIRGTLLLSFAFMESLTIYGLVVALVLLFANPFS from the coding sequence ATGGATTCGATTACTTCCGCTGCATCAGTTGTAGCTGCTGGTTTAGCAGTTGGTCTAGGTGCTATTGGCCCAGGTCTTGGACAAGGAAACGCAGCTCAAGGTGCTGTTGAGGGTATTGCCCGTCAACCAGAAGCTGAAGGTAAAATCAGAGGAACTCTTCTTTTATCTTTTGCTTTCATGGAGTCATTAACAATTTACGGATTAGTTGTGGCTTTGGTACTACTTTTTGCGAATCCTTTTTCCTAA
- the atpB gene encoding F0F1 ATP synthase subunit A, translating to MFFNSLITNFAALEVGQHLYWQVGNIRLHGQVFLTSWILLGALLVFISLGTKKMENDPKGLQNLLEFLWDYIRDLARTQIGEKVYRDWMPFIGTLFLFVFVSNWGGALIPWRLVKLPSGELGAPTADINTTIALALLVSLSYFYAGLSNKGWRYFEYYVHPTPIMLPFKILEDFTKPLSLSFRLFGNILADELVVGVLVFLVPLILPIPVMFLGLFTSAIQALIFATLAAYYIGEAVEEHH from the coding sequence ATGTTTTTTAATTCCTTGATAACAAATTTTGCAGCATTAGAAGTTGGTCAACATCTTTATTGGCAAGTTGGAAATATCAGACTTCATGGGCAGGTATTTTTAACATCTTGGATTTTATTAGGAGCGTTATTAGTTTTTATTTCTTTAGGAACTAAGAAAATGGAAAATGATCCTAAAGGCCTTCAAAACTTGCTTGAGTTCCTATGGGATTACATAAGAGACCTTGCTAGGACGCAAATAGGTGAAAAAGTATATAGAGATTGGATGCCATTTATAGGTACATTATTTTTATTCGTCTTTGTTAGTAATTGGGGGGGAGCTTTAATTCCTTGGAGATTGGTTAAGTTGCCAAGTGGAGAATTAGGTGCACCTACTGCAGATATCAATACAACTATTGCCTTGGCTTTGTTGGTTTCACTTTCTTATTTCTATGCAGGTTTAAGCAATAAGGGATGGAGATACTTTGAATATTACGTTCACCCAACTCCTATTATGCTTCCTTTCAAAATTCTAGAGGACTTTACGAAACCTTTATCACTCTCCTTCAGGCTATTTGGAAATATTTTGGCTGATGAACTTGTTGTTGGTGTACTAGTCTTTTTAGTTCCGCTGATTCTCCCAATACCTGTTATGTTCTTAGGATTATTTACTAGTGCAATACAGGCATTGATTTTTGCAACTTTAGCGGCCTACTACATTGGAGAAGCTGTTGAAGAACATCATTAG
- a CDS encoding F0F1 ATP synthase subunit B', with protein sequence MLAFNFFGATEGGLFDINATLPLMAIQVVALTYILNSLFFKPVGNVVEKREKFVSNNIIEAKNKLSEVKKLEADLLTQLQSARSEAQRIVSEAEDESDKLYKEALELANNEANASKEKARLEIESQTSAARDQLSKQADDLSELIVNRLILEK encoded by the coding sequence ATGTTGGCCTTTAATTTTTTTGGTGCTACAGAAGGTGGATTATTTGATATAAATGCCACTTTGCCACTAATGGCGATACAAGTAGTTGCGCTTACTTACATATTAAATTCTCTCTTTTTTAAGCCTGTAGGCAATGTTGTAGAGAAAAGAGAAAAGTTTGTAAGTAATAATATTATTGAGGCCAAAAATAAACTTTCTGAGGTTAAAAAATTAGAAGCTGATTTATTAACTCAGCTTCAAAGTGCTCGTTCAGAAGCCCAAAGAATAGTAAGCGAAGCTGAGGATGAATCTGATAAGCTCTATAAAGAAGCGCTAGAACTTGCTAACAATGAAGCAAATGCTTCAAAAGAAAAAGCAAGACTAGAAATTGAAAGTCAGACATCTGCTGCGCGTGATCAACTTTCTAAACAGGCTGATGATTTAAGCGAACTTATTGTTAATAGATTGATTCTAGAAAAATGA
- the atpH gene encoding ATP synthase F1 subunit delta encodes MPLLNSVTTPYAEALLQVVNENSQTEEMVSEVKQLLELINDSPELEKALSSPILETDAKKKIIIEIFSNKVNSSLLNFLKLLADRQRIGILTSILDRFLEIYRENSNIALATVTSAVELTDEQKGLITKKIINIAGTEKLELVTKIDPSLIGGFVASVGSKVIDASLASQIRKLGLTLSK; translated from the coding sequence ATGCCACTTTTAAATTCAGTTACTACACCATACGCCGAGGCATTACTTCAAGTTGTGAATGAAAATTCGCAAACTGAAGAGATGGTTTCTGAGGTTAAACAACTCTTGGAATTAATAAATGATTCCCCTGAATTAGAGAAGGCACTATCTTCTCCCATTCTTGAGACAGATGCTAAGAAGAAAATTATTATTGAAATTTTTTCAAATAAGGTTAATTCTTCTTTACTAAATTTCTTAAAATTATTGGCCGATAGGCAAAGAATTGGAATCCTTACTTCAATTCTTGATAGGTTTTTAGAGATTTACCGAGAAAATAGTAATATTGCTTTGGCAACTGTTACTTCTGCAGTCGAGCTTACTGATGAACAGAAAGGTTTAATCACCAAAAAGATCATCAATATTGCTGGAACAGAAAAATTAGAACTTGTAACTAAAATCGACCCATCTCTTATTGGTGGTTTCGTCGCCAGTGTAGGATCAAAAGTAATTGATGCTTCCCTTGCTTCACAAATTAGAAAACTTGGCTTAACTCTTTCCAAGTAA
- a CDS encoding F0F1 ATP synthase subunit B: MNLTLLATEGFGLNFNLFETNILNWAVVVFGLYKFLPGFLGKMLQKRREGILLELKDAEDRLLNATQALEKAKKDLSSAEEKASQIKADSLKRSESIRMESEKKAIEEMARIKQSAISDESSEASRAISQLRKEAVELAIKKALDSLPNRLDKTTQENLVTQSINNIEVN; encoded by the coding sequence ATGAATTTAACTCTTTTAGCTACAGAAGGTTTTGGATTGAATTTCAATTTATTTGAAACTAATATCCTTAATTGGGCTGTAGTAGTTTTCGGTCTTTATAAATTTTTGCCTGGTTTCCTAGGTAAAATGCTTCAAAAAAGGAGAGAAGGAATCCTTCTTGAATTAAAAGATGCTGAAGATCGACTCCTAAATGCAACTCAAGCTTTAGAAAAGGCGAAGAAAGATTTATCTTCAGCAGAAGAAAAAGCTTCTCAAATAAAAGCAGATTCCCTTAAAAGATCTGAATCAATCAGAATGGAAAGTGAGAAAAAAGCGATAGAGGAGATGGCACGAATTAAACAAAGTGCAATCTCTGATGAGAGCTCTGAAGCATCCAGAGCAATTTCTCAACTTCGAAAAGAAGCTGTTGAACTGGCAATTAAAAAAGCTTTAGATTCTCTCCCAAATCGACTTGATAAAACAACACAAGAAAATTTGGTAACTCAATCAATTAACAATATTGAGGTGAACTAA
- a CDS encoding P-II family nitrogen regulator — MKKIEAIIRPFKLEDVKIALVNSGIVGMTVSEVRGFGRQKGQVERYRGSEFTVEFLQKLKVEVVVEDEKVNSVIDAIAEAAKTGEIGDGKIFITSIDSVVRIRTGDKDEEAL, encoded by the coding sequence ATGAAGAAAATTGAAGCAATCATACGTCCATTTAAGCTGGAGGATGTAAAAATTGCATTAGTAAACTCTGGTATTGTTGGAATGACAGTTAGTGAAGTCAGAGGTTTTGGAAGGCAAAAAGGTCAAGTTGAAAGATATAGAGGTTCCGAATTTACTGTTGAATTCCTTCAAAAACTCAAAGTAGAAGTTGTCGTAGAAGATGAGAAGGTTAATTCAGTTATAGATGCAATTGCTGAAGCAGCAAAAACTGGAGAAATAGGTGACGGAAAAATATTCATCACATCAATTGATTCTGTTGTGAGAATTAGAACTGGTGACAAAGATGAAGAAGCTCTTTAA
- a CDS encoding TlyA family RNA methyltransferase — MIKKSRLDLYLLNKGLCETRQKAQGLILAGKVRDINGKVLDKPGQPVLIGSEFFIDSEPMFVSRGGDKLLEAFKKLEIKVKDKICIDAGISTGGFTDCLLQQGAKLVYGIDVGYGQTAWKIRNNPKVILFERTNIRNLKPNDLLSRSNKLPNFVVADLSFISLKLVFKSIGSLLEGDCIEGIFLIKPQFEVGKDKVGKGGVVRNPKFHTEAIESVISAAQNSQWNIKNLIASPLVGPAGNHEYLAWMTLGSRSNKRINSEYIQNLVKETL; from the coding sequence ATGATTAAAAAAAGTAGATTAGACCTTTATCTTCTAAATAAAGGTTTATGTGAAACTCGTCAAAAAGCTCAAGGTTTAATTCTTGCTGGCAAGGTTAGAGATATCAATGGAAAAGTATTGGACAAACCTGGACAACCAGTATTAATTGGATCTGAATTTTTTATTGATTCCGAACCTATGTTTGTATCAAGGGGCGGCGATAAGTTACTGGAGGCATTTAAAAAACTTGAAATTAAAGTAAAAGATAAAATATGTATTGACGCAGGAATCTCTACTGGGGGATTTACTGATTGCTTATTGCAACAAGGAGCAAAGTTAGTTTATGGGATAGATGTTGGTTATGGACAGACTGCATGGAAGATTAGAAATAACCCAAAAGTCATACTTTTTGAAAGAACTAATATTCGAAATTTAAAACCTAATGATCTTTTATCTAGAAGTAATAAATTACCAAATTTTGTGGTTGCTGATTTGTCTTTTATTTCATTAAAGTTAGTTTTTAAATCTATTGGTTCTTTATTAGAAGGTGATTGTATTGAGGGAATATTTTTAATTAAACCTCAATTTGAGGTGGGTAAAGATAAAGTGGGTAAGGGAGGTGTTGTTCGCAATCCTAAATTCCATACTGAGGCTATAGAATCTGTTATTTCTGCTGCTCAGAATTCCCAATGGAATATAAAGAATTTGATCGCTTCTCCTCTAGTAGGTCCTGCTGGAAATCATGAGTATTTGGCATGGATGACCTTAGGAAGTCGTTCAAATAAAAGGATTAATAGTGAATATATACAAAATTTGGTAAAAGAAACTCTTTGA
- a CDS encoding cytochrome c biogenesis protein ResB — protein sequence MIIFKNLILKISSLRFAILLIIFIAITSGIGTFIPQGNNYKFYIDNFDSAPIFGFLDGEKVLKLQLDHIYTSFWFLFTLILLCMSLAACSFRRQIPSLKASLKWIEYKSEKKFSKLQLTTSHPINQNGDHLSKVDLLLKKKGWKTYKFKSHISARKGLIGKIGPLVVHIGLIVLLIGSAYGSFTSQSKEQYLMPGESLDLVNESANSKANVKLVDFSIERESDGVPKQFISKLNFSSKDLNLNKIKTAKVNNPIRFKGLTIYQADWAISNVVLEIDNILYQLQLKEIPEIGNQVWGVLVELGSETKKNFLLTIDNENGPLKISNLENFSGNNLYINDNPLEVNSSKVSLKKIIPSSGLIIKNDPSIPFIYFSFILIIFGTIISLVPTNQLWILVNQESQKLSIGGLSNKNLVGFKKEFFKISEEIKNF from the coding sequence ATGATTATTTTTAAGAATCTAATTTTAAAAATATCAAGTTTAAGATTCGCCATATTACTAATAATCTTCATAGCTATTACTAGTGGCATAGGTACTTTTATACCTCAAGGAAATAATTATAAATTCTATATTGATAATTTCGATAGTGCTCCCATTTTTGGATTTTTAGATGGTGAAAAAGTCTTAAAACTTCAATTGGATCACATATATACAAGCTTTTGGTTTTTATTTACATTAATTCTTCTTTGCATGTCGCTAGCAGCTTGCAGTTTCAGGAGGCAAATCCCTTCATTAAAAGCTTCATTAAAATGGATTGAATACAAGAGCGAAAAAAAATTTAGCAAACTACAACTAACTACTAGTCACCCAATCAATCAAAATGGAGACCATTTATCAAAAGTAGATTTATTACTTAAAAAAAAAGGATGGAAAACTTACAAATTTAAAAGTCATATTTCTGCAAGAAAAGGTTTAATTGGAAAAATTGGACCTTTAGTTGTACATATCGGATTAATAGTCTTACTTATAGGTTCAGCATATGGAAGTTTTACAAGTCAATCAAAAGAACAATATTTAATGCCTGGAGAAAGTTTGGATCTCGTTAATGAGAGCGCAAACTCAAAAGCAAATGTAAAATTAGTCGATTTTTCTATAGAAAGAGAGAGTGATGGAGTACCCAAACAGTTTATTTCAAAATTAAATTTTTCTTCTAAAGACCTAAATTTAAATAAGATAAAAACTGCCAAAGTTAATAACCCAATCAGATTTAAAGGATTAACTATATATCAAGCTGATTGGGCAATATCCAATGTTGTTTTAGAAATAGATAATATACTTTATCAATTACAATTAAAGGAGATTCCAGAAATCGGTAATCAAGTTTGGGGAGTTTTAGTTGAATTAGGATCGGAGACAAAGAAAAATTTCCTTTTAACAATAGATAATGAAAATGGTCCACTTAAAATTTCAAATTTAGAAAATTTTTCCGGGAATAATCTTTATATCAATGACAATCCTTTGGAAGTAAATTCTTCAAAAGTATCTTTAAAAAAAATAATTCCCAGCAGTGGATTAATAATTAAAAATGATCCTTCAATACCATTTATTTATTTTTCTTTTATTTTAATAATTTTTGGAACAATAATAAGTCTCGTCCCAACTAACCAATTATGGATTCTTGTAAATCAAGAATCACAAAAGTTATCTATAGGAGGTCTTAGCAATAAAAATCTAGTTGGTTTTAAAAAAGAATTTTTTAAGATATCAGAAGAAATAAAAAATTTTTAA
- a CDS encoding F0F1 ATP synthase subunit gamma — protein MANLKEIRDRIVSVKNTRKITEAMRLVAAAKVRRAQDQVLKSRPFADKLARVLENIQSRVQFEAVDSPLLSKREVKNISLVCITADRGLCGGYNTNIIKKVEIRYAELVKQGYQPNLILVGKKAIGYFQNRKDRYVIKSTFKELEQVPTVKDSEGVTNEILAEFLSENSDRVEIIYTKFITLVSCAPVVQTLLPLDPQGIAEEKDEIFRLTTKDSKLLVEKSNIEKSDSEKLPSDIVFEQSPDQLLDSLLPLYLQNQVLRALQESAASELACRMTAMNNASDNAKELASTLNLTYNKARQAAITQEILEVVGGSAV, from the coding sequence ATGGCAAATCTGAAAGAGATTAGAGATCGAATCGTTTCCGTTAAAAATACGAGAAAAATAACGGAGGCCATGAGACTTGTTGCAGCTGCAAAAGTTAGGAGAGCTCAAGATCAAGTTCTTAAGAGTAGACCTTTTGCAGATAAACTTGCACGGGTATTAGAAAATATTCAATCTAGAGTACAATTTGAGGCTGTCGATTCTCCTCTATTAAGCAAGAGAGAAGTAAAGAACATCAGCTTGGTTTGCATAACTGCGGATAGAGGTTTATGCGGTGGTTACAACACAAATATAATAAAAAAGGTAGAAATAAGATACGCAGAATTAGTCAAACAAGGGTATCAGCCAAATTTAATTTTGGTAGGGAAGAAAGCTATTGGATATTTTCAAAATAGAAAGGATAGATATGTAATTAAAAGTACTTTCAAAGAACTAGAACAAGTACCCACAGTTAAGGACTCTGAAGGAGTTACAAATGAGATTTTAGCTGAATTTCTTTCAGAAAATTCTGATAGGGTGGAAATTATTTACACGAAATTCATCACTCTTGTTAGCTGCGCCCCTGTCGTTCAAACACTATTGCCACTTGACCCTCAAGGAATTGCTGAGGAAAAAGATGAGATTTTTAGGTTGACTACAAAAGATAGTAAGTTACTTGTTGAAAAATCAAATATTGAAAAAAGTGATTCAGAGAAGTTGCCATCAGATATTGTTTTTGAACAGAGTCCTGATCAACTATTAGATTCGTTATTACCATTATATTTACAGAATCAGGTACTTAGAGCTCTTCAAGAGTCGGCAGCTTCAGAACTAGCCTGCAGGATGACTGCGATGAATAATGCGAGTGATAATGCTAAAGAATTAGCAAGTACTTTGAATCTAACCTACAACAAAGCCAGACAAGCAGCTATTACGCAAGAAATATTAGAAGTAGTAGGAGGTTCTGCAGTTTAG
- the atpA gene encoding F0F1 ATP synthase subunit alpha, producing the protein MVSIRPDEISSILKQQITDYDQSVSVSNVGTVLQIGDGIARIYGLDQVMAGELLEFEDGTEGIALNLEDDNVGAVLMGEALGVQEGSNVKSTGKIASVPVGEAMQGRVVNPLGQPIDGKGEIPTSDTRLIEEMAPGIIKRRSVHEPMQTGITSIDAMIPVGRGQRELIIGDRQTGKSAIAIDTIINQKGQDVVCVYVAIGQKSASVANIVEVLRERGALDYTVVVSAGASEPAALQYLAPYTGAAIAEHFMYQGKATLVIYDDLTKQAQAYRQMSLLLKRPPGREAYPGDVFYLHSRLLERAAKLSDAMGGGSMTALPIIETQAGDVSAYIPTNVISITDGQIFLSADLFNSGLRPAINVGISVSRVGGAAQTKAIKKIAGTLKLELAQFDELAAFSQFASDLDEATQQQLERGKRLRELLKQPQFSPLNLAEQVAVVYAGVKGLIDEVPVEDVTKFATELREYLKLNKAEFIEEILKEKKLNDGLEATLKEVINEVKSSMLATV; encoded by the coding sequence ATGGTATCTATACGCCCTGATGAAATCAGTTCAATCTTAAAACAACAAATAACTGATTATGACCAATCTGTAAGTGTTAGCAATGTAGGAACTGTTCTGCAAATCGGTGATGGCATTGCAAGAATATATGGCTTAGATCAGGTCATGGCAGGTGAGTTGTTGGAATTTGAGGATGGTACCGAAGGTATAGCTTTAAATCTTGAAGATGATAATGTTGGAGCCGTTTTAATGGGAGAGGCACTTGGTGTTCAAGAAGGAAGTAACGTTAAGTCCACAGGTAAAATCGCATCTGTTCCCGTTGGTGAAGCGATGCAGGGGAGAGTTGTTAATCCTTTAGGACAACCAATAGATGGGAAAGGGGAAATTCCAACAAGTGATACTAGGTTGATTGAAGAAATGGCTCCTGGAATAATCAAGAGAAGATCAGTTCATGAACCAATGCAAACAGGTATCACATCTATTGATGCAATGATTCCTGTTGGAAGAGGTCAAAGAGAATTAATTATTGGTGATAGACAAACTGGAAAATCTGCGATTGCTATTGACACAATAATCAATCAAAAAGGTCAAGACGTAGTTTGTGTTTACGTAGCTATTGGTCAGAAGTCAGCATCAGTTGCAAACATCGTAGAGGTCTTAAGAGAGAGAGGAGCCCTAGATTATACAGTCGTAGTTAGTGCAGGAGCTTCAGAACCAGCTGCTTTACAGTACTTAGCACCTTATACTGGCGCGGCCATTGCTGAACATTTTATGTATCAGGGTAAAGCAACACTTGTTATTTATGATGATCTAACAAAGCAAGCGCAGGCTTATAGACAAATGTCTCTTCTTTTAAAGAGACCACCAGGAAGAGAGGCTTATCCTGGAGACGTGTTCTACTTACACAGTAGATTACTAGAAAGAGCTGCGAAACTTTCTGATGCAATGGGAGGGGGTTCTATGACAGCTCTCCCAATTATTGAAACTCAGGCAGGGGACGTTTCTGCTTATATTCCAACCAATGTTATTTCAATTACAGATGGACAAATATTCTTGAGTGCAGATTTATTTAACTCAGGATTAAGACCAGCTATTAATGTTGGTATTTCTGTTAGTCGTGTTGGCGGAGCTGCTCAGACAAAAGCAATTAAAAAAATTGCAGGAACTTTAAAATTAGAACTCGCACAGTTTGATGAACTGGCTGCCTTCTCTCAATTTGCATCTGATCTTGATGAAGCAACTCAGCAACAACTTGAAAGAGGTAAAAGACTAAGAGAGTTATTAAAGCAACCTCAATTCTCTCCATTAAACCTTGCAGAACAAGTTGCAGTTGTTTATGCAGGAGTGAAAGGTCTTATTGATGAGGTGCCTGTTGAAGATGTTACTAAATTTGCTACTGAACTTAGGGAATATTTAAAGTTAAATAAAGCAGAATTTATAGAAGAGATTCTTAAAGAAAAGAAATTAAATGATGGATTAGAAGCGACACTAAAAGAGGTGATAAATGAAGTTAAATCATCAATGCTTGCCACAGTTTAA
- a CDS encoding cytochrome c biogenesis CcdA family protein produces MQNGLNNPGPFTIFLVFSAGLLTSLGPCSLSLLPITIAYIGGTEKNKFKLISFSGGVVFSLVALGAASGFLGRIYGQIPSYYTSVVALIAIIMGLNLLGILKFQFPNGPDIKIIEDKIPTFIAPFAIGTTFGLASSPCITPVLATLLAWVSQAKNPTISIIFLFFFGIGQVTPLIVAGATAENLKQFLELRKFSQIIPTLSGIFLVSLGLLNLFSSWI; encoded by the coding sequence ATGCAGAATGGTCTTAATAATCCTGGCCCATTTACTATTTTTTTGGTTTTCAGCGCAGGACTTCTAACGAGTCTTGGTCCATGTTCATTATCATTATTACCTATCACTATTGCTTATATAGGAGGAACAGAGAAAAATAAATTTAAACTTATTAGTTTTTCAGGAGGAGTCGTTTTTTCACTTGTTGCCCTTGGTGCTGCTAGTGGATTCTTGGGTAGAATATATGGGCAAATCCCATCTTATTACACTTCGGTAGTTGCCTTGATAGCAATAATAATGGGTTTAAATTTACTAGGGATTCTAAAATTTCAGTTCCCAAATGGACCTGATATAAAAATTATTGAAGATAAAATACCAACTTTTATAGCACCTTTTGCAATAGGGACTACTTTTGGACTAGCTTCTTCACCATGCATTACTCCAGTTTTAGCAACTCTTTTGGCTTGGGTATCGCAAGCTAAAAACCCTACAATTTCTATTATTTTTTTATTTTTCTTTGGGATAGGCCAAGTAACCCCTTTAATTGTTGCAGGAGCTACTGCAGAAAACTTAAAACAATTTTTAGAGCTTAGAAAATTTAGTCAAATAATTCCTACTTTAAGTGGGATATTTTTAGTTTCCCTAGGGTTATTAAATTTATTTTCAAGTTGGATTTAA